One genomic window of Quercus lobata isolate SW786 chromosome 9, ValleyOak3.0 Primary Assembly, whole genome shotgun sequence includes the following:
- the LOC115961872 gene encoding stemmadenine O-acetyltransferase-like, with protein MKLSSLFKVVSKEIIKPSSPTPTNLHRYRLSFFDQIMPPMYISSIYFYEKNDAYSKFNINSSAKSSTLKQSLSNILKHYYPLAGRLKDNNLSVDCDDEGVLYREAEVKCQLSDIVAEPNPTEMKKFLPCDNDGTHHLPFAVQVNHFTCGGIAIGACISHKIADGSSFIHFMKNWAATARGESDVIYPQFQSSTLCPPATNLCGFDPTYVMPKEKLVLKRFVFSSASVEALKAKYVESSAGLELYPSRVDALSTFIWSRYATTIDQVKSESEKLHIILYAVNLRRRLNPPLPDCTFGNLFRLIPAIVSKETSQEDWYGIVRKLRDAKRKLDNFDVKNLQKSSEQLDLVKEFSGKLMAPDTAVSTFSGLCGFPRYDVDFGWGKPLWIGRVSLPYKNLITLTDTKFGDGIEAWINLNEEEMVKFERDKELLSYARI; from the coding sequence atgaagctctCTTCTTTGTTCAAAGTAGTCTCCAAAGAGATTATCAAACCATCTTCACCAACACCAACCAATCTTCACCGTTATCGGCTTTCCTTTTTCGACCAAATAATGCCTCCCATGTATATTTCATCTATCTACTTCTACGAAAAGAATGATGCATACTCAAAATTCAACATTAACAGTTCTGCCAAATCTAGTACACTCAAGCAATCATTGTCTAACATCTTAAAGCATTACTACCCTTTAGCTGGTCGCCTTAAAGACAACAATCTTAGTGTAGACTGCGACGATGAAGGCGTCTTGTATCGCGAGGCTGAAGTCAAGTGCCAACTTTCAGATATTGTTGCAGAGCCAAATCCTACAGAGATGAAGAAATTTCTTCCATGTGATAATGATGGCACACACCATTTACCCTTTGCAGTTCAAGTCAACCACTTCACTTGTGGTGGTATTGCTATTGGCGCATGCATTTCCCACAAGATTGCCGATGGCTCATCCTTTATCCACTTTATGAAAAATTGGGCCGCCACAGCTCGAGGCGAAAGTGATGTTATATATCCACAATTCCAATCGTCCACTCTGTGCCCACCTGCGACTAATTTATGTGGATTTGACCCAACATATGTTATGCCAAAAGAGAAGCTTGTATTAAAGAGGTTTGTGTTTAGTTCTGCTTCAGTAGAGGCTCTTAAAGCAAAATATGTAGAAAGTTCAGCTGGCTTAGAATTATACCCAAGCCGTGTTGATGCCTTGTCAACTTTTATATGGAGTCGATATGCAACCACAATTGATCAAGTAAAGTCTGAGTCTGAAAAACTGCACATAATTCTTTATGCAGTGAATTTGCGGAGGAGGTTGAATCCTCCATTACCTGACTGCACTTTTGGAAATTTATTCCGACTCATACCAGCCATTGTGTCTAAAGAAACCAGCCAGGAAGATTGGTATGGAATTGTGCGCAAGTTGAGAGATGCAAAAAGAAAACTCGACAATTTTGACGTGAAAAATCTACAGAAGAGTAGTGAACAGTTGGATCTTGTCAAAGAGTTTAGTGGAAAACTCATGGCACCAGATACAGCTGTCTCAACTTTCTCAGGATTGTGTGGGTTTCCCAGATATGACGTTGACTTTGGGTGGGGAAAACCTTTGTGGATTGGTCGGGTTAGCTTGCCATACAAGAATCTAATCACGTTGACAGACACCAAATTTGGGGATGGAATAGAGGCGTGGATAAACTTGAACGAGGAAGAAATGGTCAAATTTGAAAGAGACAAGGAGCTCCTTTCGTATGCTAGAATATGA
- the LOC115959553 gene encoding premnaspirodiene oxygenase-like, which produces MALQFSLAFTTFLLLLSLFWLLKVWRRIKPQNKVQKLPPGPRKLPLIGNLHNLIGLLPHHALQQLAGDHGPLMHLQLGEISAIVVSSPRLAKEFMKTHDLAFAERPELLAPKIISYGGSDIAFSPYGDYWRQMRKVCMLELLSAKKVQSFSSIREEEISSLIESIHSSEGSPINFTENICSLTSTVVCRAAFGTKCKDQDEFTLLVMESSALAGGFDIADLFPSKKFLHVLSGLKFKLEKIHGKIDKILDKIIHDHRENPMSAETGNGELWKEDLVDVLLRLQQSGSLEFPITTNNIKAVILDMFGAGTDTSSTVIDWAMSEMMRQPRVLEKAQAEIRQAFDGKKRIHEKDIQNLNFLKFVIKETLRLHPPVAMLLPRECREPCEIDGYEIQLKTKVIVNAWAIGRDPALWHDAESFIPERFANSSIDFNGTHLEYIPFGAGRRMCPGITFGMANIELPLAQLLYHFDWELPGSMRPEDLDMTEFFGAVVRRKNNLHLVAAPYSPSE; this is translated from the exons ATGGCCCTTCAATTTTCGTTGGCTTTCACCACATTTCTTCTTTTACTCTCTTTATTTTGGCTATTAAAGGTATGGAGAAGAATTAAACCTCAGAACAAAGTGCAGAAGTTGCCGCCAGGGCCAAGAAAGTTACCACTAATAGGAAACTTGCACAACTTAATAGGCTTACTACCACACCATGCTCTCCAGCAACTAGCAGGGGATCATGGACCCCTTATGCACCTACAACTAGGTGAAATCTCTGCAATTGTGGTATCATCCCCCAGGCTGGCCAAAGAGTTCATGAAGACGCATGATCTTGCCTTTGCAGAGAGGCCAGAACTTCTTGCCCCTAAAATTATAAGCTACGGTGGCTCAGACATTGCTTTTTCTCCATATGGTGATTACTGGAGGCAAATGAGAAAGGTTTGCATGTTGGAACTACTAAGTGCCAAGAAGGTCCAATCCTTCTCTTCTattagagaagaagaaattagTAGTCTCATTGAGTCCATCCACTCATCTGAAGGATCACCAATcaattttactgaaaatatttgCTCTTTGACAAGTACCGTTGTATGTAGAGCAGCATTTGGTACCAAATGCAAAGATCAAGATGAATTTACATTGCTGGTCATGGAATCTTCAGCCTTGGCAGGGGGTTTTGACATAGCTGATTTGTTCCCTTCAAAAAAGTTTCTTCATGTGCTTAGTGGGTTGAAATTTAAACTAGAGAAGATTCATGGGAAGATTGACAAGATCCTAGACAAAATCATCCATGACCACAGGGAGAACCCAATGAGTGCAGAGACTGGCAATGGTGAACTTTGGAAGGAGGATCTTGTTGATGTTCTTTTACGCCTTCAGCAAAGTGGTAGCCTCGAGTTCCCCATCACAACCAACAACATCAAGGCAGTCATATTG GACATGTTTGGTGCTGGAACTGATACTTCATCAACCGTAATAGATTGGGCTATGTCAGAAATGATGAGACAACCAAGAGTGCTGGAGAAGGCTCAAGCTGAGATAAGACAAGCCTTTGATGGAAAGAAACGAATCCATGAGAAAGATATTCAGAACCTAAATTTCTTAAAGTTTGTTATAAAAGAAACTCTAAGGTTACACCCTCCTGTTGCAATGCTACTCCCAAGAGAATGCAGAGAGCCATGCGAGATTGATGGATATGAGATACAACTCAAAACTAAAGTCATTGTTAATGCATGGGCAATTGGAAGAGATCCTGCACTTTGGCACGATGCTGAGAGTTTTATACCAGAGAGGTTTGCCAATAGTTCAATTGATTTCAATGGGACTCACCTTGAATATATCCCTTTTGGTGCAGGAAGAAGGATGTGCCCTGGAATAACATTTGGTATGGCCAATATTGAACTTCCCCTTGCTCAATTACTCTATCATTTTGATTGGGAGCTTCCAGGAAGTATGAGGCCAGAGGATCTGGATATGACTGAATTCTTTGGTGCAGTTGTTCGAAGGAAAAACAACTTGCATTTGGTTGCTGCGCCTTATTCTCCTTCAGAATAA